The following proteins come from a genomic window of Theileria equi strain WA chromosome 2 map unlocalized gcontig_1105316255037, whole genome shotgun sequence:
- a CDS encoding conserved hypothetical protein (encoded by transcript BEWA_037020A) translates to MTAGSGGGSGAAEEKSTIRRFAMFMAGFSLLQTLRVAITAGRFAVVRFGIPSGQIGIFINSIHHSMETAGDVGLFLMSLYVLFSKRDKTADYIVSVIAIWGLFVMNLLLIVAYSVGGERGCLTFYYWVLVIASLGFGLDESISITIGVADVAYFGLGMPLSGIMACLYHAVYLYFAEKFQWHDTYFWIVIGQILISALVSGIAAIVWTIAYRNFDPGGTQASGEATTSPPSGPSQGPKGGLWKRARGAISNMLMCLCGMSCIYAFYPAIAPYQFVSPEAGHLIDLALLFTSAIPSLVIAAVCSWTDKGPDRPWTKDGKGNFAWWHATWLFMIPYVTAMTLCIFAIHYPNWRSSRAIYGNIWTTGVITVTLKCCEETLKGVANSGVGMQSADNKGDGQLSALNALTAQFTMDIVAYIGGGYVKAITKYDRDNWPTKHYGFWRSLGFWVGSALSGGLKCVRESFTTDIRANLITGNEVLFIVYADE, encoded by the coding sequence ATGACGGCTGGAAGTGGAGGAGGCAGTGGAGCAGCCGAGGAGAAGTCTACCATCCGAAGATTTGCCATGTTCATGGCTGGATTCTCGCTTCTACAGACTCTACGTGTTGCCATTACGGCGGGAAGGTTTGCAGTGGTTAGGTTTGGCATTCCTAGTGGACAGATTGGCATTTTCATCAACtccattcaccattccATGGAGACAGCTGGTGATGTTGGTCTCTTCCTAATGTCGTTGTACGTCCTGTTTAGTAAGCGTGACAAGACTGCTGACTACATTGTATCCGTCATTGCCATTTGGGGTCTCTTTGTGATGAACCTATTGTTGATAGTGGCATATTCAGTTGGAGGTGAACGTGGATGTCTTACCTTTTACTACTGGGTTCTTGTTATTGCTTCCCTAGGATTTGGTTTGGATGAATCTATATCCATTACCATTGGAGTTGCAGATGTTGCTTACTTTGGTCTTGGTATGCCCCTCTCTGGTATCATGGCTTGTCTATACCATGCTGTCTATCTCTACTTTGCCGAGAAGTTCCAGTGGCATGACACATACTTTTGGATAGTGATTGGACAAATTCTGATATCAGCATTGGTTTCCGGTATTGCAGCCATTGTATGGACCATTGCGTATAGAAACTTCGATCCAGGGGGTACACAAGCTTCAGGAGAAGCTACCACTAGTCCACCTAGTGGGCCTAGTCAAGGGCCAAAAGGGGGTTTATGGAAGAGAGCTAGAGGGGCTATATCTAATATGCTAATGTGTCTCTGCGGAATGAGTTGCATCTATGCCTTCTATCCAGCCATAGCACCGTATCAATTCGTGAGTCCAGAGGCTGGCCACTTGATAGATTTAGCCTTGTTGTTCACAAGTGCCATTCCTTCTCTCGTCATTGCAGCTGTGTGCTCATGGACTGATAAGGGTCCGGACAGACCATGGACTAAGGATGGTAAAGGTAATTTTGCATGGTGGCACGCAACATGGCTGTTTATGATTCCCTATGTAACGGCAATGACCTTGTGTATCTTTGCTATTCACTATCCCAATTGGAGAAGCTCCAGGGCAATTTATGGCAACATATGGACTACAGGTGTGATCACAGTTACCCTGAAATGCTGTGAAGAGACTCTAAAGGGTGTAGCCAACAGCGGTGTTGGAATGCAAAGTGCTGATAATAAGGGTGACGGACAACTGTCAGCTCTGAATGCTCTTACAGCTCAGTTTACCATGGACATTGTTGCATACATTGGCGGTGGTTATGTCAAGGCTattacaaaatatgataGAGACAACTGGCCAACTAAACACTATGGATTCTGGAGGTCACTAGGATTTTGGGTTGGCAGTGCTCTTTCTGGTGGATTAAAATGTGTCCGTGAATCCTTTACTACGGACATTAGAGCAAATCTGATAACTGGGAATGAGGTCTTGTTTATTGTTTATGCTGATGAGTAA